The genomic interval GTACATTATGTGAGCTCAGGGTTCAGTAAGACAGTACCTGCTATGTAAAGTCAAAGTATGACTAGTATAGAAATATAGTGATTTTTCTGGGACCGTCCTGGGAAAGTTGGTGCACATTTTTTGAGTCTGGATGTTTGTGTCTGACTGGAAGAGGAACGTAGGTGCCTACAACAGCTCGGATCCTTCCCCTCTAAATAAAGAGAACAACTAATCTGAATCCCTTTAGCTTGctcctttttttaattctgaGACATTTTGATCCCACACTTTCTCTGATGGTGTaacaaaaagactttaaaaaacatCCCAGTGACTCATGGGAGTATGCCTACACATTTACCTCAAAACTGGACTGGAAATTAATTGcaaccatctttttttttccaagtagaAACTTTTACAGTCCCATTTAAAGagatttaaagcatttaaacaaGTAACCGCTGATTCAGTCACCTTTGTGCTCTTAAAGTCACATTATATCTGATATAACTGCACAGTTTAGTGAGAAAGGACACTTTCTGCTGGTATTTGTCCCCCTCCAGGACCCCGTCATGAAGATCCGGTACAGGAACATGCGCCAGGATGTGTGCACGTACCAGGACTTTTACTATAAGACAGTTGAGCTTCCTGACTGTCTGCCTGGCGTGGACCCAACCGTCACCTACCCCGTGGCTTTGAGCTGCCACTGTGGCGGCTGCAACATGGCCACAACCGACTGCACCTTCGAGAGCCTGCAGCCAGACTTTTGCATGAATGACATTCCTTTTTACTACTAGTGTCACGTAACAGTAActtaaagcaaattaaagaCCTAAAGCATTGTGTTTCTAACCTTTCTGTTGTGTCTCGCTTCTgtaattaatgttaaaaaacaaacgaCACGATTTAAAACGTTTTCAAAGCCAAAGGTTGTTATTCACTGAGGTCATCAACCAACCGCTAAGGGACACACCTGTCAGCCTGGCTGTAATAATACGTTTTCCAGTAGAATTATACTAAATGTACAACATACATGTTTCTGGCAAAATTGAAACACCATAAACACAAAGGCCAAAAAGCCAAAACAAAgttaccaaacaaaaaaatggaaaataagctGACTGATTAGCTTTTACAGCCTTGAAAAGTAATCAGGCTTAAACTTGATTAatgaatttaaaaggaaaatttgTGTCTGAGACGGGGTAGTAACAGGGCTGATATTGTCctctgtttccatggtgacctCAAGTGTGCTCCCCCTTTATGATGATGTCTTTCATGTAAAAGCAAGTGTCAAAATTAGCGTTTGTATAACTAAACTAGCAGTGGGAAGGATCCAAATTGCAAAGAAATGAAtacagaaagatggaaaatgtttcctgtttttacaaACTCACAATGGATGTAAAAATGCCATAAAATTATTTCCTCAAAATAAATAGCCGACACATTTGAATGTTTAGAAAGTTTGTTTAGTATCCAAACTGTACAAAACCCTACAACTTTGAACATACACATCtacaaaacagtaataaaaaagaCCTTTTTATCCCTCCAAAAACAACCCCATGACGTGCTTCTTCATGCAAAGAATCAtgttttatgattattatttaaCATGACTCTGGAACAGTACAGATCATTTATTTTAGGCCTCCAGCAGATTCATTAATGAGAGCATGATAGAGAAAAAGCACCGTATGGACTGAAAAGTGCttaattagcattagcattagcattagcattaaggtggttttataatataatatttaggCAGTCACGATCAGCTACAGCGCAGCCTCTTTTCTGTAATAACTTACTGGGAATTGAGTAAATGAGAGTTTGTCTCTTCCTTGTTCAAGCTTTAATGTCAtctttcttctctgcttcccCTGCAAGATTGTCTGTTCCCCACGTGTCACCATTCTTGTTTGATTTCCTCACATTTTGGTCCATGTTGCAGCAACACAGAGCCGCTAAAAGTCTATCACAGACTTTCTTCATGAAAACATACAGAAACAGATCTGCCAGAGGACCGAAGTAAACTGCAATTATAGTCACAATTTCAAAAGTTGGGTCATGTCTGTTATAGGAGCCAATTATTGAAGATGTTGTATGTACCCAGTAGGGGGCACTGTATTGTTACCTGAAATGTAATAGACAAGGGTATATAAGAGGAAGACGTCATTATGTCACCAGGTGTTTTGACCCGGAAGGGCAAAAAGGTTTTTGACCGCAGTGGCGCGAGGCGCAGTGGCGCAGTGCGCGAGTTAACAAAACTATATTGTTTGTCTTAAATGGATGACTGCAGAATAAATGGAAAAGGTCTGCACATCAACTAGAAGTggacatttattattgttttaaatgacaGCGACAAGGCGCGTCAACCACCACCCGAGTCAAAGCTTCTCAGTGCTCTGCAATAGGCTTAGCTTCTTTAACATTAGTCAAAAACCTACGCTGTTGGAACTTTGTGGATTACTTCGGCACTTTGGCACGGATCGGAGTACGGAGGACAAGGTTAGCTGCTGGATCGGATTGGAAAACGTCTGCGGTAAAGGTGAAGGGGAAAGTTGGAGCAACGGTGCGACGGCTGAGCTGGATATGGAGCATCTGACAACCGGATCACTGGATTACCTGTTTACCGGACGACAGCAAGGCGCCCAACGCATCGAGGTATTTGTAGCGCTACACAATATGGCCTGTTAAATGTGTGCACACAAAATTAGGTATAAATCCAATGCATTGGTTCCCGAAGTGGAGTAGCAATAAACTGTGCGCGTTCTTTCGCCGCGAATCGTAACCGGATTGACATTTCATAATGGAGACGCGCGATGCGGTGTCTGACATTAACTTAAAAGGAGCTGATGTGCAAACTGACAAAGCACTTAGTAGTGCGTTTGACTATGACGAAGCACAAACTGAAAAACGCGTGGTTAAGCTTACGTCAAAGGCGCTTGCCAATGAATTGGAAAGATTGCAATCTGGTAGAAaggcaaaattaaataaagcagcGAACATAAGGAAAACAATTCAAGAGTTGATGTtaaaacaggataaaacacagGTGCAAAATGCTCTTGAACAATTGATTGAAGTGTGTGGTGATGTGATAAAAATGCATAACTCTTTGTTGGGTTTACTGCCTcgagatgaaaaggaaaaacatgatgtgtggtttaaagcaaaaatgttatCTGTTAATGAGTGTATTGCTAATACAAAAGGATGGATCTCATGTGATGAAGGAAATGCTAAGGAAAATTATGTTGTTGAGGATGACATTAATCCTGAGGATAGCGTTTCTAACATCAGCAAACGCTCAAGTCATAGGAGCCATCACAGTGGCAGGTCAAGCACCACATCTTCTGCTGTCAGAAAGGCCGCAGCAGAAAAGGCTGCACTTGTTGCTCGTGCTGCAGCATTAGCAGCCAAGCATGCTTTGGAGGAGCAGGAACAGCAGctgaggaggaaaagagagcaACTTGATTTGGAAGCTGAGATAGCTGCATCAACAGCTAAGTTGGCTGTATTACAAGCTCCAGACGAAGGAAGTTCTTCTCAAGGTCACACCAATGGTATGAACTCATActtggaaaaaggaaaaaggaaaaccGAATCCATCAAGATGTTAAATCCTTTGGCAACAGAATATAAACCTGAAGCAAGTAAACCAGCGCAACAAAGGGATTCAACACAATGTTCATTACAACCTGATAAAACTCTATCAAAGGATGTGCGACCAAAAGAAATGCAGcaatgggctacagcagcatcagggctacagcagcatcaagaCAACAGTGCAACTACAAAATACCAAATCAGGAAAACAGATACAAAACATTCATTAAAGCCTTTGAGCAAGGAGTGGAGAAAAAGGCTGGGAAGGCAGACTGTCTATATTATTTGGAGCAGTTCACCAGAGGGCAGCCACGTGAGTTGGTGCGTAGCTGTCAGCACATGACTCCAGAGCGCGGCTACGCAGTGGCAAAGGATCTTCTTCACAAGCATTTTGGAAACCAGTACAAAATTGCATCTGCTTATATGGAAAAAACGCTGACTTGGCAAATAATAAAATCTGAGGATGTTAAAGCACTACAAACTTATGCATTGTTCTTGAGAGGATGCTGCAATGTGATGGAGGAGCTTCAGTACATGCAGGAGCTGGATATGCCAATAAACATGAGAGTTATTATATCCAAGTTGCCCTTTAAATGGAGAGAGCAATGGAGGACAATAGCTCATGACATAATGGAGACCACAAATCAGCCAGCTTGCTTTAATGACCTGGTCATGTTTATTGAGCGTCGTGTCAGTATTCTTTCTGATCCCCTGTTTGGAGAAATAAAGGATTCACCTAATGCTGCTGGCGGGAAGATCTTTTCTGGGCTTAAAACACAACCTAGAACCAGAATAAAGGGAAACATTGTGGCCACCACTGTAACATCTATGGAAACACTAGAGGGAGACAAAGAGTCAACATCCCAGCAAGAAAGGATTAAAAGGGCTGGATGTCTTGGTTGTGGTCAAAATCATTCTTTGGAGGAATGCAACCAGTTCAAGGAGAAGAAGCACAAGGAAAAGATTCACTTTTTAAGGGACAAAGGGGTTTGCTTTGCCTGTCTACGTGTAGGACACATGAGCCGTGAATGTGCCAGGCGCATGACATGTAAAGTTTGTGGCCAAACCCATCCCACTGTGCTTCACATTAAAAGACAATCAACATTGGAACACCAGGAAACATTTAACCAACCAACTTCATCCCAAATATGTGGACATACAGGGGCCGGTCCGGATCGGTGTGTATTGCCCATCCTCCCTGTAAAGGTCAGAAGTGCAAAGGGAAATCATTTCATACAAACTTATGCCTTTTTGGATTCCGGAAGTTCAGCAACATTTTGCTCGGAACATCTAATGCAGCAACTGAAAGTCACAGGGAGAAGAACAAACGTTTTGTTGAGCACAATGGGACAACAAGCAGTGGTTCAAGCCTACTCGCTGACTGGTTTGGAGGTTTCTGGTCTGAACAGTAACAACTATCATGTTCTTCCAGAAGTTctcacacagacaaaaatgcCAGTCAATGTTGACAACATGGTTACACCTGAAGAGCTTGCAAAATGGTCATATTTGTCCAAGATTAACATCCCAAAGATAAAGGCAACCGTCGACCTGTTGATTGGTACCAACGCCCCCAAAATATTAGAACCATGGGAGGTCATTAATAGTTGCGGAAATGGTCCGTATGCTATTCAGACGGTGCTGGGGTGGGTGGTCAATGGCCCACTGACTGGTAACAGTGGTGCGTCAGAGGTGGAGCTGCCCTTGGCTACTGTAAATAGGATCTCTGTTTGTAAGCTCGAAGAAATGCTGGTCAAACAGTACAACCATgagtttaatgaaaaacaaccaAAGGAGAATGAGATGTCCAGAGAAGAcctcaaatttttaaaaatcatggaACATTCAGCAGTACTTCAAGAGGGAAGATATTGTTTGAAATTGCCCTTTAAGAATGAGGAAGTGCATCTGCCTAACAACATTGTAGTGGCTAAGCAAAGGATCCAAGGTCTGAGGAAAAGATTCCTGAATAATAAACAACTACATCATGAGTACACGGAGTACATGAACATGCTCATTAGTAAAAACTACGCAGAACAAGTGCCCCAGGAACAACTCCACTGTAAGAACGGGAAAGTGTGGTACATTCCCCACCATGGCGTTTACCATCCAAGGAAAAAATCTTTGCGTGTGGTGTTTGATTGTGGAGCCACATTTCAAAGTGTATCATTAAACAGTGAACTGTTGCCAGGCCCTAATCTTACCAGCTCGTTGCTTGGAGTTCTGCTTCGTTTCAGAAAGGAACCTGTGGCCTTTGTTGGTGATATTCAAGCTATGTTCCATCGTGTGAGAGTTGTTGAAGAAGACAGAGATTTTCTTCGCTTTCTGTGGTGGCCAGATGGGGACATCACTCAGGACTTCATAGAGTATCGAATGACTGTACATCTGTTCGGAGCTGCGTCATCTCCTAGTTGTGCAAGTTATGCTCTGAGGAAAACAGCTGATGATAACCAGTCTATATTTTTGGATGAGGTGGTTCAGTCCATCAAACAAAATTTCTATGTGGATGATTGTTTGAAGAGTACAGCCACAGAAGGAGAAGCCATCCAAATGATTAAGGATCTTACTGCTTTGTGTCAGAAAGGAGGATTCCACTTGGAAAAATGGATCAGCAACAGTCGTGATGTGTTGCAGGCCATCGCAGAAGATCAAAGAGCCAAGGATCTAAAGAAGTTAAATCTGGACCGAGATAAACTGCCAGTGGAAAGAGTTTTGGGTCTACAATGGTGTGTGGAGACGGACTCATTCAGATTCAAAATGGATATGAAACAACAGTCTCTGACCCGACGTGGCATGCTGTCAGTTATCAGCTCTGTGTATGACCCGGTAGGGTTTCTAGCACCAATAACTTTACATGCCAAAATGATGCAACAAGAGCTTTGTAGGAGAGGATGTGGATGGGATGAAGATTTACCAAATGACATCTTGCCTCAGTGGAAAAGGTGGTTGGAGGGCTTGGATCGACTAACTGTATTCAGCGTGGAACGATGCATCAAGCCAGTTAGTTTTGGAAAGATAAAGCACACTCAACTACATCACTTTGCAGATGCCAGTGAAAAGGGATATGGAACTGTGACATACATCCGGATGTTGAATCAGAAAAATGACATCCATGTTGCTTTCCTGCTCGGTAAAGCCAGAGTGACACCACTGAAGACTGTAACAATTCCCAGACTGGAGTTAACAGCAGCCGTCCTTGCTGCCAGAGTGGATTTATTGCTAAAGACAGAGTTGGACGTTCTGGTGGAGGAGTCAGTCTTTTGGACGGACAGCACATCTGTGTTGAAATATCTGAACAACAAGGACAGACGGTTTCATACATTTGTGGCCAACAGAATTTCAACCATCAGAGAAATATCTGAACCCTCACAATGGAGACACGTTGGCTCAAAGGATAATCCAGCGGATGACGCATCAAGGGGAATGAAGATCTCTGAGTTTCTGAACTGTAGCAGATGGTTGGAAGGTCCCACATTTCTTTGGAGGCATAAGAAGGAATGGCCTAAGACTGTGTTGGATGTCTCAATGGACTCTGATGATCAAGAGCTCAGAAGGGAGACGACAGTAAATGCCATCAAGGTATGTGACATCTCCAGCCCAACTGACCAGCTTATAACCTACTTTTCAGACTGGAGGAAACTCAAATTCGCAGTTGCCTGGATCCTCAGATTAAAGGCTATTTTGttggatcaaagcagcttgaaTAAGCATGGACATCAGGTTGTTTCAAGGCTAGTTGATGGAAAAGGAGTTACATCAACAACTAGGAGTGGCATTCTGACTCTAGATGAGTTATCGGCTGCAGAGAATGCCATAATCTGCTACTGTCAGCGACAGAAATTTGGCGAGGAACTTTCTGCTCTGTCGAAAGGAGGAACAGTGAGTAGACAGAGTCCCATATATAGGCTGGATCCAATTCTGGAAGATGGGCTTCTGCGAGTTGGAGGAAGACTGAGCAAAGGAGCAATGCCAGAAGAAATCAAGCATCCACTCATTCTTTCCAAAGACCAGCACATCTCAACACTCATTCTTAGACACATTCATCAGAACCTAGGTCACAGTGGTCGAACCCACACACTGTCCAAGCTGAGAAGGAAGTTTTGGATCACAAATGGCAATTCAGCCGTCAGGAGAATTATTGGTGATTGCAGCTTTTGTAGGCGTTACCATGGAAGAGCTGTGGAACAAAAAATGGCTGATTTGCCAAAGGTGAGAATCCTTCCTGATTTACCACCATTTACCAACACAGGAGTAGATTACTTTGGACCAGTTGAAGTAAGGAGAGCACGATCAATCTGCAAGCGGTATGGAGTCATCTTCACCTGTATGGCAAGCAGGGCCGTCCA from Melanotaenia boesemani isolate fMelBoe1 chromosome 16, fMelBoe1.pri, whole genome shotgun sequence carries:
- the lhb gene encoding lutropin subunit beta, producing MVAQVSTMTVPMMLLLGVSSLFWSLAPAAGFNLPFCQLVNQTVSLEKDGCPTCHRVETTICSGHCLTKDPVMKIRYRNMRQDVCTYQDFYYKTVELPDCLPGVDPTVTYPVALSCHCGGCNMATTDCTFESLQPDFCMNDIPFYY